The segment CAATGATCGCTTGTAAAAGCGAAAAAGATCCTGAAGTAAAAACGGTAGAGACTGAAACAAAAACTATTGCCACTACGGCAAAGACATTAGATCCTAATGCTACCTATGCAAAAGCAGAATTTGGTATTGAAGGTATGACTTGTGCAATGGGGTGTGCAAAAACTATCGAGAAAAAAATCGCGAAAATGGATGGTGTGAAATCCGCCAAAGTAGATTTTGAAAAAGAATTAGCAATGGTTGAGTATGACGAAGCAATGGTAACGCCAAAAACATTAGAAGAGGCAGTTGCTAAAGCGGGTGATACGTATAAAGTAAAAGATATGAAAACGGTAGACTCTTTTACTACTGACAAACATGTATGCACGGCAGAATGTGATAAAGAAGCTTGTGCTAACAAAACTGAAGCAGAAAAAGCAGCTTGTAAAGAAGATTGTAAAATGGCATGTTGTGCTAAAAAAG is part of the Formosa sp. Hel1_31_208 genome and harbors:
- a CDS encoding cation transporter, which translates into the protein MKTLKNILAIAFISISMIACKSEKDPEVKTVETETKTIATTAKTLDPNATYAKAEFGIEGMTCAMGCAKTIEKKIAKMDGVKSAKVDFEKELAMVEYDEAMVTPKTLEEAVAKAGDTYKVKDMKTVDSFTTDKHVCTAECDKEACANKTEAEKAACKEDCKMACCAKKE